The genome window GATGTCGTAGGCGGGCTGGTGCACGGTGGTCAGTGGTGGGGCGCACAACGAGGCGACCCGGATGTCGTCGAAGCCGACCAGTGAGATGTCGCCGGGCACGGCCAAGCCTCGCTCGTGCAGGACGGCCAGCGCACCGAGGGCCATCTGATCGTTCGCGGCGAACACTGCGGTCCGGTCGAATCCGTCCGAGTCCAGGCACTGGAGCATCAGTTCCGCGCCGGACTGCTCCAGCCAGGTGCCTTCCAGCTGGATGACGTCGCCTTCGAACGCCTCTCGGAAGCCCCGGGCGCGCTGCGCGGCACTCGGCAGCAGCGCCGGGCCGGTCAGCACCGCCGCACGGCGATGCCCGAGTTGCCGCAGATGCTCACCGGCCAGGCGTCCGCCCTGGTAGTGGTCGGCCATCGCGGAGAGCGACTGGGGAAGTCCGGTGACGTCCTCGTCGACGACCGCGATCGGGAAGCGGCCTAGCAGCGATTCCAGCCGGGCCTCGGTCGGAGGAGTGCCCGCGGCGTAGACCATCCCGTCGATGAACCGGCCGCGGATCAGGTCGAGATAGTGATCTTCGCGCGCGG of Cryptosporangium phraense contains these proteins:
- a CDS encoding LacI family DNA-binding transcriptional regulator — its product is MTDEQPDPEVPQRRPRRTRRPVSIHDVADAAGVSPTTVSHVLSGRRPVNAATAARVRQAVNRMGYVPASLARSLQAGSTSVIGLLIPDITNGFYAELAKGVEDAAHHIGYSVILCNTEFDPAREDHYLDLIRGRFIDGMVYAAGTPPTEARLESLLGRFPIAVVDEDVTGLPQSLSAMADHYQGGRLAGEHLRQLGHRRAAVLTGPALLPSAAQRARGFREAFEGDVIQLEGTWLEQSGAELMLQCLDSDGFDRTAVFAANDQMALGALAVLHERGLAVPGDISLVGFDDIRVASLCAPPLTTVHQPAYDIGRTATAQLLQYVANGEEPPTSRHLLPVHLEVRASTGPAPA